A genome region from Manis javanica isolate MJ-LG chromosome 3, MJ_LKY, whole genome shotgun sequence includes the following:
- the CPNE9 gene encoding copine-9 isoform X3, with the protein MFLTVSLFCPFRSWTGWDGVESCACLTSAIPTVLPKVARLPLLSHRTQLNFTVAIDFTASNGNPLQPTSLHYMSPYQLSAYAMALKAVGEIIQDYDSDKLFPAYGFGAKLPPEGRISHQFPLNNNDEDPNCAGIEGVLESYFQSLRTVQLYGPTYFAPVINQVARAAAKISDGSQYYVLLIITDGVISDMTQTKEAIVSASSLPMSIIIVGVGPAMFEAMEELDGDDVRVSSRGRYAERDIVQFVPFRDYVDRSGNQVLSMARLAKDVLAEIPEQLLSYMRTRDIQPRPPPAANPSPSPVPEQP; encoded by the exons ATGTTTCTGACAGTTTCCCTTTTTTGCCCTTTCAGAAGCTGGacagggtgggatggggtggaaTCCTGTGCCTGTCTCACGTCTGCCATCCCAACTGTGCTTCCCAAAGTAGCAAGGCTGCCTCTTCTGTCCCACAG GACACAGCTGAACTTCACAGTAGCCATTGACTTCACAGCTTCCAATG GGAATCCCCTGCAGCCCACTTCCCTGCACTACATGAGTCCCTACCAGCTCAGCGCCTATGCCATGGCCCTGAAGGCAGTGGGAGAAATCATCCAGGACTATGACAGTGACAAGCTCTTCCCAGCCTACGGCTTTGGGGCCAAGCTGCCACCAGAGGGACGGATATCCCACCAGTTTCCCCTG AACAACAATGATGAGGACCCCAACTGTGCGGGAATTGAAGGCGTTTTGGAGAGCTACTTCCAGAGCCTGCGCACAGTGCAGCTCTATGGACCCACCTACTTTGCTCCTGTCATCAACCAAGTAGCCAG GGCTGCAGCCAAGATCTCTGATGGTTCCCAGTACTATGTCCTGCTCATCATCACTGATGGGGTCATCTCTGACATGACACAGACCAAGGAGGCCATTGTCAGT GCCTCCTCACTGCCCATGTCTATCATTATTGTCGGTGTGGGACCAGCCATGTTTGAGG CAATGGAAGAGTTGGATGGTGATGACGTGCGCGTGTCCTCTAGGGGACGCTACGCAGAGCGGGACATCGTTCAG TTTGTCCCATTCCGAGACTATGTCGACCGGTCGGGGAACCAAGTGCTGAGTATGGCCCGACTAGCCAAGGACGTGCTGGCTGAGATTCCAGAGCAGCTGCTGTCCTATATGCGCACTAGGGACATCCAGCCTCGCCCCCCACCTGCTGCCAATCCCAGCCCATCCCCAGTTCCAGAGCAGCCCTGA